Proteins found in one Sorghum bicolor cultivar BTx623 chromosome 1, Sorghum_bicolor_NCBIv3, whole genome shotgun sequence genomic segment:
- the LOC8081994 gene encoding transcription factor bHLH96 has protein sequence MALEAVVFSQPQAAGHFGYAMPWCDLQLLQGGGGGGGGGGGFGDLCAAAGEWDHDLDTCWAAPTMAAVGGDDWDWEALSRDQSSDASTDHGNSRKAAVAPEPAAAAAGRRKRRRTKVVKNKEEIESQRMTHIAVERNRRRQMNEYLAVLRSLMPPSYAHRGDQASIVGGAINYVRELEQLLQSLEVQKSIKSRGSSAGSTDAGSSSSPFAGFFSFPQYSTTTSAHGGGCSGNTSNGGNCSDAVAAASAAGSAETGCRRPAAAAVADIEVTMVEGHASLKVLARRRPKQLLKLVAGLHQLRIPPLHLNMTTVDAMVLYTFSLKVEDDSKMGSVEDIATAVHEILGSIQQQQEEETAVM, from the exons ATGGCGCTGGAGGCCGTGGTGTTCTCCCAGCCCCAGGCGGCGGGCCACTTCGGCTACGCGATGCCGTGGTGCGACCTGCAGCTGCtacagggaggaggaggaggaggaggaggaggaggagggtttGGCGATCTCTGCGCCGCCGCGGGGGAGTGGGACCACGACCTCGACACCTGCTGGGCCGCGCCCACCATGGCCGCCGTGGGCGGGGACGACTGGGACTGGGAGGCGCTGTCCCGGGACCAGTCCTCCGACGCCTCCACGGACCACGGCAACAGCAGgaaggcggcggtggcgcccgagccggcggcggccgccgcgggGAGGAGGAAGCGGAGGCGCACCAAGGTCGTCAAGAACAAGGAGGAGATCGAGAGCCAGCGGATGACCCACATTGCCGTCGAGCGCAACCGCCGCCGCCAGATGAACGAGTACCTCGCCGTGCTCCGCTCCCTTATGCCGCCGTCCTACGCGCACAGG GGTGACCAAGCATCCATCGTCGGTGGCGCAATCAACTACGTGAGGGAGCTGGAGCAGCTGCTGCAATCGCTGGAGGTCCAAAAGAGCATCAAGAGCAGGGGGTCATCAGCAGGCAGCACGGACGCCGGCAGCAGCTCCTCCCCATTCGCCGGCTTCTTCAGCTTCCcacagtactccaccaccaCCTCGGCCCACGGTGGCGGCTGCTCAGGCAACACGAGCAACGGAGGGAACTGCAGCGACGCCGTGGCCGCCGCATCAGCAGCAGGATCCGCGGAGACCGGCTGCCGTcggccagcggcggcggcggtcgcgGACATCGAGGTGACGATGGTGGAAGGCCACGCCAGCCTCAAGGTGCTGGCGCGCCGGCGGCCCAAGCAGCTCCTGAAGCTCGTCGCGGGGCTGCACCAGCTGCGCATCCCGCCGCTGCACCTCAACATGACCACCGTCGACGCCATGGTCCTCTACACCTTCAGCCTCAAG GTGGAGGATGACTCCAAGATGGGCTCTGTTGAAGATATTGCCACCGCTGTGCATGAGATTCTCGGCAGCatacagcagcagcaggaggaggagaccGCCGTCATGTGA